The sequence CAGCTCGttcccaggaaagcagggctcgTGCCGTGTGATGCGGGAAGGCAAATGCTCCGGGGCCGGCCGGCTCTCGTTGCAGGCAGCGTGCCCTCGGCGGCTGCAGTGcgctgctgtcagcagcagtggTAGCGGAGGAAGCCTCCAAGCGATCCCGCTGCAACGGCTGTGTGATGCGAGGAACATCCGTCTGTGGGCAGAGTCACGGCACGAGGTGATGTGGCTTTGCGTAGGTGAGGGCCTGCGCTCGTTTGAAAGCCGTATGTATGCATTCGGAAGGCTACAGCAAGGATTAGTGCGGGAGATGCAACAAGTCGGTCCTTGGGTTGGATGGTACAGCCGCTGTTGCCCCCTGATTTGTGTGTGACCCTGGCTTCGCATTTGGCCTCGAGTAaattgctctgtgctctgctgcaccCAGCCGTTGAGGTAACGGTAATCCTGCTTTTCTGCCTAGCAGTAGTATTGTGACTCTGCACCTTGATGGTCAATGAAGAAAAAGCCTGTGCTTtattgtatgggaactgctgagtcacggcctgaaccacaaactgagcacctggaggaaagacccagtcagcaCTGGAGCGCAGtggcaattcactgtgtgaccagaagggctggagcctggctctACCCCTCCTAGGCCTCATGTAggggctgactgcccctgaggaaggatctctgcctggagatccctccttggtggaagcttttccctgtgaacccagaatcttctgatgcAGGTGTGCGATCTACTgcccttcccttgtagcaccttgctgtCGTGCaggtccttccacctcttttgtaacaccttttccattgtgttggtccttctgatcgctacgTTTATATAATGAGAAACACCTTATTTCACGATATGAATCTCTATCACAATGTGAATAGCTTCAGCTGATGTTCCGTGCGCAAGGTGTCTGGATTTCCGAAGATGAGAAGCGTGGGCTGCCAGACAGATTAATGCTGGGGCTGCtacatgaaatggaaaatatcagcattttaAGATTGCTGAATTTCCCTTCTGCTGGGCATCCTGACTCAGGGAGACGTGTGACTCCTTTTATGGGTGATAATGAGCACGAGCTCTTTACCTATTTCAGGTGCTCTATTTTAGAAATGCCTTATTAACTCTCTCTCTCAGGAacgctttcttttttctttaagactgTTTTAATCGATGGTAAAATGATAATATTGGTGAATCGGCGAATGTGAAATTTACCTGACATCTCTTAGTAATTACCTGCATGCAGATTGGTGTTTCTAGGTACTGGTTTGTCAGGACCCTGagtgcagcagcaggctggcttgggttgctgtggggctgtgccccatGGAGTGttggctgcctgtgctgcagccagccttGGCTTGCCTTCCCTTCAGGAACAGCCGACTCTTGTTATTTAGAGTATGTTTTTTCCAGGCCTTTTTCAGGCTCTGTTTATGGTGGCTTATTTAGTACAGCACAGATTGAAGTTCTCATTCTGCATTCATGCTGTGAGATCTGTCTCCAAATGGACATTTGATAGTAAGATTCTTCCCTGTCAAAAAAAACTTGGGGACTATTACCCCAGTAATATAATTCTTCTTATTAATGCAAACATCTgtgcggagaaggacctgggggtcctggtggatgataggttggccatgagccagcagatCCGGGGGTGCATTATAAGGAGAgtagccagcaggtcaagggaggtgatcctccccctctactctgccctggtcaggcctccCCTGGAGTAtcgtgtccagttctgggctccccagtacagaaaagacagggatctgctggagagagcccaggggagggccacaaagatgataaagggcctgaagcatctcccctgtgaggaaaggctgggggagctgggtctgttcagccttgagaaaagaagactcagaggtgatcttattaatgtttataaatgtcttaagtgtgggagtcaaagggacatggccaacctcttttcagcggtctgtggggacaggacaaggggaaatggccatgaactggagcataggaagttccccaccaatatgcaaaggaacttcttcacagtgagggtgatggaacaccagaatgggctgcccagagaagttgtggattctccttctctggagatattcaagacctgtctgggCGCcgagctgtgcagcctggtctagggagcctgctttgcaagGGGTTGGACacaatgatctctagaggtcccttccaacccctgtgattctgtgattctttccgttagggaaagaagaaaattgcttgtacatttataaaaagagaagttatATTTACCCAGGGAACGACTGTGCCAATTTGTGTTATTGAATAATTTCTGCACAGTTGTTCAGCAGCAAGTGGAACAAAAGCTTTCCAAAAAGCACACCTTCATTTAAACATACGCAAAACACACTTTAAATACCTGCAAacatcttttcccttctcttaaCTCTCCTGAGCAGCTTCTTTTCGTCTTCTACTCCAGAAGAGTGCTCTAACTCTTGACCTGGAGAGAGAAAATCGGTTATTTTGGTTTGgggctttggtttttttgtcGTCGTTTTTAGTTTTGTGGTgatttgctgtttaaaaaaaaaaaaaagaaaatatgggaGGTGAattgctgctcagtgctgaggGCACTTTTGTTCACAGTGAACAAGACTTGTTAACACCTctgtttctgaagtttctgttctctgaagcaGAGGCAATGGACCATTCTTACAGCTGGCCAAACAGATTTCCAGTGAGGAGTGTTACAGATGGGCTGAGGTTTTGGCATTCTGTATGAGGAGATGTGTTTTTTGTGCTGAAGCCAGTGTAGCGTTTGTGAAAGATTTTGTCCATGACAAACACTAATATTTGTTCCTATTCCAGTGGAATATTCACTCCTGCAGGGTGTGGCTTACTCACTAGGTTCTCCAAAGCATCCTTCTTCAGGCATCTGCCAAGTGAGAATCTTCTCCAGCCATCTGAGTTTGTAGAAGTCAGAGAAACCAGACATGCCACAGAGCATAACTAGGGGAATCAAGAtgcaaaaacacagcttttaaaatttttattgctttatatGCTCTCCAGCAGGCAATATGCTCATAAAGCTTACCCAAAATCATGCCACGTTAATGCTAAAAATCAATGTTAACAGCagatttaggaaaataaattccagaTTTGGAAATGATGTCCCTTACACTATAGTCATTGTACGTATGCTGCACCACGAGCTTTACTTAACTAAGCATCTTAAGTTTTAGATTAGGATTTAGCTCGTAAAATTCAAGGTGATATCTGAGATTGAAGTTTTAAACGTTGTATAGCTGAGTAATGTAGCAAAGctctcttattttttgttaGGTGAGTCATTactactgaagaaaaagcttAGCTTTCATTATGTtgatgttggtggtaggtggatgacTGGTCtagatggtcttggaggtcttttccagcctcggtgattctatgatttcacaAGAACATTTACCATGTTCTTGGTTATCAGGAAGCAGGTTACGTACTGTTTTCCATGAAAAGGTCTCGAGAAGAAACGTTGAATCCATTGTTTTCGATCTCCAAGTTTATTTTCATCATGCtagcacagaaaatattcttgtaGTGCTGGGTCCTTAGGAACACATGATCAGAGCATCCTTTCTGGATACAGAAAAgaacttgttcttttttgtttgttatttttcccccctccaaTCTGGAATAGGGAAGAGGGGGTCTGAGAGCTATGAACTGATATTGATAATCTTATACAGGattcaaatattttgtgaaaagtCAAATCATGTTATTTCATTGCAGGATGCATTTTCACAGACCGTAGACTCCCCGCAATATAATGGGTGTCTCTCTTAATTAATCTTGGTGAATGGAAAAGAGTATCAGTATATGGTACCTGCATAGCAAGCAAGGACCATCATTGTCAACCTGTTTCAAGACTAGCAAGACTTGCTTGGTTATCTACCCATGGTGTTGTCCCAGTAGACACAGATACTAGATGGTGCCTAAGATCCTGTGAGGTGCGAGTACTGTGCTGTTGGTTACTGAATATGTGTCAGATGTACAACATGCATGTTATGCTTTGCAACTGGAATGTCTGTTCTGCCGGTTCTACATTCTACAGATATTTTATGATGAAGAACATAGATGAAGTATTGTGTTAATCAGTAGGGAAAGGTGTAGCTTGAATATCGAGTTGAGAAATTGGGGGTAACATAACcaataaaattataaatatgttCCTAGCTGTGATATATCATCACAGTTCAGGGCATTTGTGAGtggaatcaaagaatcacaggcTCTTTATCTAAACTAGGTTTAGAAACTGTTTGGAGAAACCTGTCTCAGCGTCTCCTCCCTCAGTTCTCTCTTTTCAATGCAACCcttgcttcctcttttttttttttttaacttttttctttactttcaagGTGATTTTTAAGATCTTGGGTAGTCTCCCTTGATGGACACTTGGCAAAACCATAACTCCTTCTGCCCAACTTAAGCCCCTTCCTAGAATATTCAAATCCATTATTATCCGTGTATTATATTGGCTGTCATAAATCTTCCGTAATAAAGCTTGTCACGTACCACATCAGCAAATATGAAGTAGAGGAGCTGATGGGACAAGCAGTAATTGGAGCAAGCTGGTTTTGTCATTGTGTTCCTGCAGGCGCTTGTGACAGTGCAGGACTCGCCATTCTCTTTCC comes from Numida meleagris isolate 19003 breed g44 Domestic line chromosome 13, NumMel1.0, whole genome shotgun sequence and encodes:
- the C13H16orf89 gene encoding UPF0764 protein C16orf89 homolog, translating into MLYMLFLLLVFTCKGSFLKTEPDVRSSIISALEKVTIFMENRYQDINLDAVLGFHVLQGYLKGALEKWPSKQELLAQHARVESMVKKLSSLLEKATHFLAQNDPTYFKEFAPILGPHFWIFPHSWNQTDTLMAYTSFGSTECFTEKMSDACFTYLLGTWKENGESCTVTSACRNTMTKPACSNYCLSHQLLYFIFADVKGCSDHVFLRTQHYKNIFCASMMKINLEIENNGFNVSSRDLFMENIMLCGMSGFSDFYKLRWLEKILTWQMPEEGCFGEPSQELEHSSGVEDEKKLLRRVKRREKMFADGCSSHHTAVAAGSLGGFLRYHCC